A single region of the Changchengzhania lutea genome encodes:
- a CDS encoding DUF5689 domain-containing protein, with the protein MQKIMNSKTVMSIMCALMLFASCVKDDDYGIPDISVTEPNIPSAQITTFKAVKSLFEQAVNNGNATVVIDDEPDFFIEGYVISTDKSGNFFEELIVQNKTDDSSPDNDPRLGFKVIINVSSLSDTYQFGQKVYVKMNGLAIGESNGVITIGKGDAVAVKQIQPAEYKGIVIRSNEVATITPKISGLADLTEADKNTLIQLNNMQLNRFELGATFASEAYDEFDGHRILESCDSGISMILETSTFSDFKSLIVPQGKGSVTGIFSRDFGDDFNVLILNSSADINFDNTERCDPMEFSCGLASSVGSGNLLYEDFESQRNNRPIVIAGWTNYIQAGTEAWEGYSSTSSNASLGRSARFQSSSSGDASNIGWLITPAIDLDAQDGETLRFKTSNSLADSSFMEVLYALDWDGTEENITSATWGVLSAAYVVKDTDSFVPWFNSGSVDLSCATGTMHIAFKYTGSGQDTFDGIYELDEISVDYAE; encoded by the coding sequence ATGCAAAAGATAATGAATAGTAAAACGGTTATGAGTATCATGTGTGCTTTGATGCTTTTTGCGTCTTGTGTAAAAGATGATGACTATGGTATCCCGGATATTTCAGTTACCGAACCAAATATCCCATCAGCGCAAATAACAACTTTTAAAGCTGTAAAATCACTTTTTGAACAAGCTGTAAATAACGGAAATGCGACTGTGGTTATTGATGACGAACCTGATTTTTTTATTGAAGGCTATGTGATTTCCACAGATAAATCGGGTAACTTTTTTGAAGAATTAATTGTTCAGAATAAAACAGATGATAGCAGTCCAGATAACGACCCTAGGTTAGGTTTTAAAGTGATTATTAATGTGAGTAGTTTATCTGATACGTATCAATTTGGACAAAAAGTATATGTTAAAATGAATGGTTTGGCCATAGGGGAAAGTAACGGCGTCATCACCATTGGTAAAGGCGATGCTGTTGCGGTGAAGCAAATTCAACCTGCAGAGTATAAAGGTATTGTTATAAGAAGTAATGAGGTTGCTACCATTACGCCTAAAATTTCTGGGTTGGCAGATTTAACCGAAGCGGATAAAAACACCTTAATCCAACTTAATAATATGCAACTAAATAGATTTGAATTGGGCGCCACTTTTGCAAGCGAGGCTTATGATGAATTTGATGGACATCGCATTCTTGAAAGTTGCGATTCTGGTATTTCAATGATTTTGGAAACCAGTACGTTTTCAGATTTTAAGTCATTAATAGTCCCTCAAGGGAAAGGATCCGTTACTGGGATATTCAGTCGAGACTTTGGTGACGATTTCAATGTTTTAATTTTGAACAGTTCCGCAGATATTAATTTTGATAATACGGAGCGTTGCGACCCAATGGAATTTTCATGCGGGCTAGCATCAAGTGTTGGATCAGGAAATCTATTATATGAAGATTTTGAATCTCAAAGAAATAACAGACCCATTGTAATTGCTGGTTGGACCAACTATATTCAAGCGGGTACCGAAGCTTGGGAAGGGTATTCATCAACCTCTTCTAACGCCTCTTTAGGGAGATCTGCTAGGTTTCAATCTTCAAGCTCTGGTGATGCTAGTAACATAGGGTGGCTAATAACACCTGCAATTGACTTGGACGCACAAGATGGAGAAACATTACGCTTTAAAACATCCAACAGTCTCGCTGATAGCAGTTTTATGGAAGTCTTATATGCATTAGATTGGGATGGCACTGAAGAAAACATTACCTCGGCAACTTGGGGCGTTTTGTCTGCAGCTTACGTTGTAAAGGATACCGATTCATTTGTGCCTTGGTTTAATTCTGGAAGTGTTGATCTGTCCTGTGCAACAGGAACGATGCATATCGCATTTAAATACACAGGTAGCGGACAAGATACTTTTGATGGTATTTATGAGTTGGATGAGATTAGTGTTGATTATGCAGAGTAG
- a CDS encoding endonuclease/exonuclease/phosphatase family protein: MNYLKLNLLTLFMCVFINTNAQEKKFKIHTIAFYNLENLFDTINDPTKFDEFSPIMELKTDRGKAYKQKVHNMARVISNIGKDVTNNTPAIIGVCEVENRSVIEDIVNDSLLRHKNYGIIHYEAPDTRGIDVALLYQKKLFTPASTSTHELKLYDDQNQKRVYTRDQLLVSGELEGDPIHLIVNHWPSRRGGEARSRPKRIAAAKLSKRLVDSLQVINPYAKVVIMGDFNDNPKNTSIRSILKAKKNKSVGLKGIYNPFINLYNNGLGTTAYRDAWSLFDQIMVTKPLLEKEYSSFRFYKAGIFNKQYLITNKGAYKGYPFRSWSNGGFSNGYSDHFPVYVYVIRQVPTVLSDISPKERD; the protein is encoded by the coding sequence ATGAATTATTTAAAACTTAATTTACTAACTTTATTTATGTGTGTGTTTATAAATACAAACGCACAAGAAAAGAAGTTTAAAATTCATACCATAGCCTTCTACAATTTAGAAAATTTATTTGACACTATAAATGATCCCACTAAATTTGATGAGTTTAGTCCTATTATGGAACTAAAGACTGATCGTGGTAAAGCCTATAAACAAAAGGTCCATAATATGGCACGTGTGATTTCTAATATTGGCAAGGATGTTACCAATAATACCCCAGCAATTATTGGTGTTTGTGAGGTTGAAAATAGAAGTGTGATAGAGGATATAGTGAATGATTCCTTATTACGCCATAAAAATTATGGCATTATCCATTACGAAGCACCAGATACTAGAGGGATAGATGTGGCGTTATTATATCAAAAAAAGCTATTTACACCTGCTAGTACAAGTACACATGAATTAAAACTATATGATGATCAAAATCAAAAACGGGTTTATACCAGAGATCAATTATTGGTAAGCGGTGAGCTTGAAGGAGACCCCATTCATCTTATTGTAAATCACTGGCCTTCTAGACGTGGTGGAGAAGCAAGGAGTAGGCCTAAACGTATTGCAGCCGCTAAGTTGAGTAAGCGTCTTGTTGATTCACTTCAGGTAATAAATCCTTATGCTAAAGTAGTTATTATGGGTGATTTCAATGACAATCCAAAAAATACCAGTATACGCTCTATTCTAAAAGCAAAAAAAAATAAATCAGTTGGTTTAAAGGGAATTTATAATCCATTTATAAACTTATATAATAACGGTTTGGGCACAACCGCTTATCGTGATGCTTGGAGTCTGTTCGATCAAATTATGGTCACGAAGCCATTACTTGAAAAAGAGTATTCGTCTTTTAGGTTTTATAAGGCGGGTATTTTTAACAAGCAGTACTTAATAACTAACAAAGGTGCATATAAAGGCTACCCTTTTAGAAGTTGGTCGAATGGCGGTTTTAGTAATGGTTATAGTGACCATTTTCCCGTTTATGTTTATGTGATTAGACAAGTCCCCACTGTCCTATCGGACATCTCCCCGAAGGAGAGGGATTAA
- the hflX gene encoding GTPase HflX yields the protein MIEKKDVSLERAVLIGVITKEQDEEKSKEYLDELEFLTYTAGGEVIKRFTQKMDMPNPKTFIGTGKMEDVRLFIEENDIGTAIFDDELSSAQERNISKILNCKVLDRTNLILDIFAQRAKTSYARTQVELAQCEYLLPRLRGMWTHLERQKGGIGMRGPGETEIETDRRIVRDKITLLKARIKTIDKQMAVQRGNRGKMVRVALVGYTNVGKSTLMNVISKSDVFAENKLFATLDTTVRKVVIQNLPFLLSDTVGFIRKLPTQLVDSFKSTLDEVREADLLLHVVDISHPNFEEHIESVNKILGEIKSSDKPTIMVFNKIDAYEAEPLEEDDLETERSERHYSLEEWKKTWMGKVGKNALFISALNKENLEDFKKRVYDEVREIHITRFPYNHFLYPDYEESH from the coding sequence ATGATAGAAAAGAAAGATGTTAGCTTGGAAAGAGCAGTTCTCATTGGCGTTATTACCAAAGAACAGGATGAAGAAAAATCCAAGGAGTATTTAGATGAATTAGAGTTTTTAACATATACAGCGGGAGGTGAGGTTATAAAACGATTTACCCAGAAAATGGACATGCCAAACCCCAAAACCTTTATAGGTACAGGAAAAATGGAAGATGTGCGTCTTTTTATTGAAGAAAACGATATTGGGACAGCTATTTTTGATGACGAATTATCTTCTGCTCAAGAACGAAATATAAGTAAAATTCTCAACTGTAAGGTACTGGACAGAACCAATTTAATTTTAGACATATTTGCGCAACGTGCAAAAACGAGTTATGCAAGAACCCAAGTGGAACTGGCTCAATGTGAATATTTACTCCCTAGATTAAGAGGTATGTGGACCCACCTTGAACGTCAAAAAGGGGGAATAGGTATGCGTGGTCCCGGTGAAACCGAAATTGAAACAGATAGACGTATTGTACGTGATAAAATTACACTTTTGAAAGCGCGTATAAAAACCATTGATAAGCAAATGGCGGTACAGCGTGGTAACCGCGGCAAAATGGTTCGTGTAGCGCTGGTGGGTTATACCAATGTTGGGAAATCCACACTCATGAATGTGATTAGCAAAAGCGATGTCTTTGCTGAAAATAAGTTGTTCGCCACCTTAGATACGACGGTGAGAAAGGTCGTAATTCAAAACTTGCCATTTTTGTTGAGTGATACCGTTGGTTTTATTCGAAAATTGCCAACCCAACTCGTCGATAGTTTTAAAAGTACGCTGGACGAAGTAAGAGAAGCCGATTTACTTTTGCATGTTGTAGATATTTCACACCCTAATTTTGAAGAGCATATCGAATCGGTCAATAAAATTTTAGGTGAAATAAAAAGTAGCGACAAACCAACGATTATGGTTTTTAATAAGATTGATGCTTATGAGGCTGAACCATTAGAAGAAGACGATTTAGAAACCGAACGCTCAGAAAGACATTACTCTTTAGAAGAATGGAAAAAAACATGGATGGGGAAAGTAGGTAAAAATGCTTTGTTCATTTCGGCTTTAAATAAAGAGAATTTAGAAGACTTCAAAAAACGAGTGTATGATGAGGTAAGAGAGATCCATATAACCCGTTTTCCTTATAACCATTTTCTATACCCTGATTACGAAGAAAGTCATTAA
- a CDS encoding TonB-dependent receptor, which translates to MTKTALIFLLGFFSISLHAQQTVIKGSVKEARSFEPIEDVTVVIEGTDLYVLTDALGEFIFNKNVLLGEHILKISKTGYITKRYPIIINEGKTVNISDMTLERTLLGVADLFTITLTDDELNDDTSGADNISGLLASSLDVFQRTVAFEFSPSFFRVRGLDSKNGSILINGMEMNKIYNGRPQWSNWGGINDVLRNQELTWGLRPSSYNFGGVLGTTNIHVRASEARPGGRLTYSSSNRSYTNRVMGTYASGLLKKNWAYTVSVGRRWGNEGYQDATSYNSNSFFASVEKLINDKHSINLTAIYTPNRRGKSSPNTQEIYDLKDIKYNEYWGWQDGEKRNSRIKGVNEPIVMLNHYWELDSKTSLNTNMGYQFGKFSNSRLDYNGTDLIDGFPQGGGSNPSPTYYQKLPSYFERNFPNDLQFAYSALKAFQNDGQINWNSMYNANIVNSQHGGNAIYALYEDRVDDTQLTVNSILNKQVNDYIILDAGINYKSLKSKNFAKVLDLLGGSTYLDIDGFATNIDEAQNDLRHPNRIVGEGDTFKYDYNIFANELSGYAHAQFTYNKVDFYISGSIKNTQYQREGVYQNGGFPDNSLGKGEKMVFTAYGAKAGLTYKLSGRHVFDFNGGLISRAPSIQNTFSNSRENHNTVPGISEEKIASVDVSYIFRSSSVKAKLTGYYTKISDASEIAFFFADGIGGDNTAFVQEILQGIDRKHMGAEVGIEAQVTATIKLKGAAAIGQFTYDNNPNLFLSTEPDEDSVEAGFVNGFKDFGQSKLKGYKLASGPQNAYSVGFEYRDPDFWWFGATANFFSNTYVDVSPLTRSSNFNTDFDGNVFNDYDKDLARTLLKQERFDDYMSVNLVGGKSWKIGNYYVGFFGSINNLLDEVYKTGGFEQGRNANYRELRDDKALDSPVFGSKYWYGRGITYFLNLNVRF; encoded by the coding sequence ATGACTAAAACAGCCCTCATATTTTTACTCGGATTTTTCTCAATTTCGCTCCATGCTCAACAAACCGTTATTAAGGGAAGTGTTAAAGAAGCACGCTCTTTCGAGCCTATCGAAGATGTGACCGTAGTTATCGAAGGCACAGATTTATATGTGTTAACGGATGCCTTAGGCGAATTTATATTTAATAAAAACGTCCTTTTAGGAGAGCACATATTGAAAATTTCAAAAACCGGATATATCACAAAACGGTATCCCATTATTATAAACGAGGGAAAAACGGTAAATATTAGTGATATGACTTTAGAAAGGACTCTTTTAGGTGTCGCCGATTTATTTACAATTACCTTGACAGATGATGAACTTAACGATGACACGAGTGGAGCAGATAATATTTCAGGATTGTTAGCATCTTCTCTCGATGTCTTTCAAAGAACAGTAGCTTTTGAATTCAGTCCGTCTTTTTTTAGAGTTCGAGGTTTAGATTCAAAAAACGGATCCATTCTCATTAATGGTATGGAAATGAATAAAATATATAATGGCAGGCCACAATGGAGTAATTGGGGTGGGATCAATGATGTGTTGCGCAATCAAGAACTAACTTGGGGACTAAGACCATCAAGCTATAATTTTGGAGGTGTTTTGGGCACTACAAATATACATGTTAGGGCTTCGGAAGCTAGACCAGGAGGGCGTTTGACATATTCATCCTCAAACAGAAGCTATACAAATCGGGTTATGGGGACTTATGCTTCAGGATTATTAAAAAAAAACTGGGCATATACCGTTTCTGTTGGTAGGCGCTGGGGTAATGAAGGCTATCAAGATGCCACGAGTTATAATTCAAATTCATTTTTTGCTTCAGTAGAAAAACTTATTAATGATAAACATAGTATAAACTTAACGGCCATTTACACGCCAAACCGCAGAGGAAAATCATCTCCAAACACCCAAGAGATTTACGATTTAAAAGATATAAAATATAATGAGTATTGGGGATGGCAAGATGGTGAAAAACGAAATTCCAGAATTAAGGGAGTTAACGAACCTATAGTGATGTTAAACCACTATTGGGAGCTTGATAGTAAAACCTCCTTAAACACCAATATGGGGTATCAATTTGGGAAATTTAGCAATAGCCGATTGGACTATAATGGTACAGATTTAATTGATGGTTTTCCTCAAGGAGGAGGATCAAATCCAAGCCCGACGTATTATCAAAAACTTCCAAGTTATTTTGAAAGGAACTTTCCAAATGATTTACAATTTGCATATAGCGCTTTAAAAGCATTTCAAAATGACGGTCAAATTAATTGGAACAGCATGTATAATGCCAATATCGTTAACAGTCAACATGGTGGAAATGCCATTTATGCATTATACGAAGATCGCGTTGACGACACGCAATTGACAGTAAATTCTATTTTAAACAAACAGGTCAATGATTATATTATTCTGGATGCTGGTATAAATTATAAGTCCTTAAAATCGAAAAATTTCGCAAAGGTTTTAGATCTTTTGGGTGGCTCAACTTATTTGGATATTGATGGTTTTGCCACAAACATTGATGAAGCTCAAAACGATCTACGTCATCCAAACCGAATTGTGGGTGAAGGGGATACATTTAAATATGACTACAACATTTTTGCAAACGAGTTAAGTGGTTACGCACATGCTCAATTTACCTATAATAAAGTAGATTTTTATATTTCAGGAAGTATAAAAAACACACAATATCAAAGGGAAGGGGTCTATCAAAATGGTGGATTTCCTGATAACTCCTTGGGCAAAGGAGAAAAAATGGTATTCACAGCTTATGGAGCAAAAGCCGGTTTAACTTATAAATTATCAGGAAGGCATGTATTCGATTTTAATGGTGGCTTAATTTCAAGAGCACCATCCATACAAAATACGTTTTCTAATTCTAGGGAAAATCATAATACCGTACCAGGTATTTCAGAGGAAAAAATAGCGTCTGTTGATGTTAGTTATATATTTCGGTCCTCAAGTGTTAAAGCAAAATTAACAGGATATTACACGAAAATTTCTGATGCTAGCGAAATAGCATTCTTTTTTGCAGATGGCATTGGTGGTGATAATACCGCATTCGTACAGGAGATTCTACAAGGTATTGATAGAAAGCACATGGGCGCAGAAGTAGGTATTGAAGCACAGGTAACTGCAACTATTAAGTTAAAAGGGGCAGCTGCAATAGGTCAATTTACTTACGACAATAATCCTAATTTGTTTTTGTCAACCGAGCCAGATGAAGACTCTGTCGAGGCTGGATTTGTAAACGGATTTAAGGATTTCGGTCAATCAAAACTAAAAGGTTACAAATTGGCATCGGGGCCACAAAATGCGTATTCCGTTGGTTTTGAATATCGCGACCCCGATTTTTGGTGGTTTGGTGCAACAGCGAATTTTTTCAGTAATACTTATGTAGATGTGAGCCCATTAACCAGATCATCCAATTTTAATACAGATTTTGACGGGAATGTGTTTAATGATTATGATAAAGATTTGGCAAGGACCTTATTAAAGCAGGAGCGTTTTGATGATTATATGTCGGTTAATTTAGTGGGCGGAAAGTCGTGGAAAATTGGAAACTATTATGTTGGATTTTTTGGAAGCATCAACAATCTGTTAGATGAAGTCTATAAAACAGGTGGTTTTGAACAAGGCAGAAATGCTAATTATAGAGAATTAAGAGATGATAAAGCGTTGGATTCACCAGTTTTTGGATCAAAATATTGGTACGGACGTGGCATAACTTATTTCTTGAATTTAAATGTTAGATTTTAA
- a CDS encoding endonuclease/exonuclease/phosphatase family protein, whose protein sequence is MTYPLGDIPVRNDLQTIAFYNVENLFDVFDDQRTNDNDFLSTSVKKWTKKRYGNKLRKLGYTISNIGKKETGKHPALIGIAEVESANAIEDLIASAHLNDCSYKYIHYDSLDERGIDVALLYDATVFQVLDSEIFRVDLLNEANLPDYTRDILLVSGLLDGEKIHVIVNHWSSRREGEKETEFKRLASSNKVGELISKIKHNDAQAKIVVVGDFNDDPSSLSIKQLVDAHGLFNPMETLRSYSRGSSNYNRQWNLFDQILFSTNFFESTKTDFEYFTADIFDANFLKLMNGKYKGTPFRTYIGKRYNGGYSDHFPVYAIFKK, encoded by the coding sequence ATGACCTACCCCTTAGGAGATATTCCCGTTAGAAACGATTTACAAACTATAGCCTTTTATAATGTTGAAAATTTATTTGATGTTTTTGACGACCAACGCACTAACGACAACGATTTTTTAAGTACGTCTGTGAAAAAATGGACAAAAAAACGCTACGGTAATAAGCTTAGGAAATTAGGATATACCATCTCTAATATTGGAAAAAAAGAAACAGGAAAACATCCTGCTCTTATTGGTATTGCAGAGGTAGAAAGCGCCAATGCTATTGAAGACTTAATAGCTTCCGCACACTTAAATGATTGCAGTTATAAATACATACACTATGATTCGTTAGACGAGCGTGGTATTGATGTCGCACTCTTATATGATGCAACTGTTTTTCAAGTTCTTGATTCTGAAATTTTTAGAGTTGATTTGCTTAATGAAGCTAATTTACCAGACTACACACGTGATATTTTATTGGTTTCTGGTCTGTTGGATGGCGAAAAAATTCACGTGATTGTGAACCACTGGTCTTCTAGACGCGAAGGTGAAAAGGAAACCGAATTTAAGCGTCTGGCATCTTCAAATAAAGTTGGAGAACTTATTTCCAAGATCAAACACAATGATGCTCAAGCCAAAATTGTTGTTGTGGGTGATTTTAATGATGACCCGTCCAGCCTAAGTATAAAACAACTTGTTGATGCTCATGGTTTATTCAACCCAATGGAGACCTTGCGCTCTTATAGTAGAGGTTCTAGTAATTATAATAGACAATGGAATTTGTTTGACCAGATACTATTTTCCACTAATTTTTTTGAGAGTACTAAAACAGATTTCGAATATTTCACTGCAGATATTTTTGATGCAAATTTCTTAAAATTGATGAACGGCAAGTACAAAGGCACACCATTTAGAACTTATATTGGAAAGCGCTATAATGGTGGATATAGCGATCACTTTCCCGTATATGCTATATTTAAGAAATGA
- a CDS encoding transglycosylase domain-containing protein: protein MKIFPESPLVKRLLNIFKYKWIKWLAIISAAGLLFLIGLYLSIYLGFFGALPTTEALGSIKQEQATQVLDKDGRLIGKYYIYDRQPLHFEDLPQHLIDALIATEDARFFEHDGIDNVSLMRVFVKNIIFQDRSAGGGSTITLQLAKNLFGRKDYVVFSMLVNKFKEAIVAKRIESIYSKNEILTLYFNTVPFPDNTYGIESASRKFFNKPASDLTQSEAATLIGTLKANNYFNPRLHLKRSQERRDMVLNQMVKYKYLSNDSLDFYTHQDVVLNYRSFNHDVGIAPYFREQVKKELATLLDTIMKPNGEPYDLYKDGLIVHTTLDYNMQQLAEEAMKEHLTALQKDFEMSYGTRAPWLKNKQLVDAAVKNTPVYQSYQEKGLSEKQIQDSLILKRDVELFRWEGDTIKNVSVKDSLRHYLKFLNTGMLSVESTTGAIRTYIGGIDYRYFKYDHVSQSERQVGSTFKPFVYTAAIEDGMNPCTYFSLDEVTYTNYDNWTPSNSGGTVEGEHINYNLEKALSNSVNTISVKVLNKVGIPKVLDQVKKLGITKTLPNQPSIVLGVAEINLRELTAAYTSYVNSGRVAKPYCILKVEDKNGHVIASFEPEENKQEAFNSYTRQVLLEMMKSTVNSGTASRLRSTYNLTNAIAGKTGTTQNNKDGWFVGITPKLVTVTWVGNDNHAIGFKTTGMGQGANSALPVFAKFYQKLNADATFNEITKSHFEKPSPQVLADLNCEPIKRDKFFKRLFGRKNKKRKFKRN, encoded by the coding sequence ATGAAAATTTTTCCAGAGTCACCGCTTGTAAAAAGGTTGTTAAACATATTTAAATATAAATGGATAAAATGGCTAGCGATTATTTCCGCAGCCGGACTCCTTTTTTTAATTGGGCTGTACCTATCTATATATTTAGGGTTTTTTGGTGCGCTACCCACAACTGAAGCATTGGGCTCCATTAAACAGGAGCAAGCTACTCAAGTGTTGGACAAAGATGGTCGCTTAATTGGTAAATATTATATTTATGACAGACAGCCTCTACATTTTGAGGATTTACCCCAGCATTTAATTGATGCACTCATTGCTACAGAAGATGCCCGATTTTTTGAGCATGACGGGATAGATAATGTAAGTTTGATGCGTGTGTTCGTTAAAAACATCATATTTCAAGATAGATCGGCAGGTGGTGGAAGCACCATCACCTTGCAATTGGCCAAGAATCTATTCGGAAGAAAAGATTATGTGGTTTTTAGCATGCTAGTAAATAAGTTTAAGGAAGCGATTGTTGCTAAACGAATTGAATCCATTTATTCTAAAAATGAAATTCTCACACTTTATTTTAATACCGTTCCCTTTCCAGATAACACCTATGGTATCGAAAGCGCTTCCCGTAAATTCTTCAACAAACCGGCGTCTGATTTAACCCAATCTGAAGCGGCCACATTAATTGGCACCTTAAAAGCGAATAATTACTTTAATCCACGATTACATTTAAAGCGAAGTCAAGAGCGACGAGACATGGTGTTGAATCAAATGGTAAAATATAAATATCTGTCTAATGATTCTTTAGATTTTTACACCCATCAGGATGTGGTTTTAAATTATCGTTCATTTAATCATGACGTAGGGATAGCCCCTTATTTTAGGGAGCAGGTTAAAAAGGAATTAGCAACATTATTAGACACTATAATGAAGCCAAACGGTGAGCCTTATGATTTGTATAAGGACGGACTGATTGTGCACACTACTCTGGATTATAATATGCAACAATTGGCAGAAGAGGCCATGAAAGAACATTTAACGGCACTGCAAAAAGATTTTGAAATGTCCTACGGAACGCGTGCCCCTTGGTTAAAAAATAAACAATTAGTTGATGCCGCTGTTAAAAATACGCCTGTTTATCAATCCTATCAAGAAAAAGGTTTGTCAGAAAAACAAATTCAAGATTCACTTATTTTGAAGCGCGACGTTGAATTGTTTCGTTGGGAAGGCGATACGATAAAGAACGTTTCAGTAAAAGATAGTTTGCGGCATTATCTGAAGTTTTTAAATACGGGGATGCTCTCAGTTGAATCGACGACAGGCGCCATTAGGACCTACATTGGAGGAATTGATTACCGCTATTTTAAATACGATCATGTTTCACAGAGTGAAAGACAAGTGGGTTCTACCTTTAAACCATTTGTATATACTGCCGCTATTGAAGATGGCATGAATCCGTGTACCTATTTTTCATTAGACGAAGTGACTTATACAAATTACGATAATTGGACACCCAGTAATTCTGGCGGCACTGTAGAAGGTGAACATATTAACTATAATTTAGAAAAGGCATTAAGCAATTCTGTAAATACCATTTCAGTAAAGGTTTTAAATAAAGTTGGAATTCCAAAGGTTTTAGATCAGGTTAAGAAATTGGGCATTACTAAAACCCTGCCCAATCAGCCATCAATAGTTTTGGGTGTCGCTGAAATTAATTTAAGAGAGCTTACAGCTGCCTATACAAGTTATGTTAACAGTGGCCGTGTAGCAAAACCGTATTGTATTTTAAAGGTTGAAGATAAAAATGGACATGTCATTGCTTCATTCGAACCAGAAGAAAATAAGCAGGAGGCCTTCAATAGTTATACCAGACAAGTGTTGTTGGAAATGATGAAATCTACTGTTAATTCTGGAACAGCTTCGAGGTTAAGAAGTACTTATAATTTAACGAATGCCATTGCTGGAAAAACAGGAACCACTCAAAATAATAAAGATGGTTGGTTTGTTGGAATTACTCCAAAGCTGGTCACGGTAACCTGGGTAGGAAATGATAATCATGCCATTGGTTTTAAAACTACGGGAATGGGACAAGGGGCTAATTCGGCACTTCCAGTTTTTGCAAAGTTCTATCAGAAATTAAACGCAGATGCTACTTTTAATGAGATAACAAAAAGCCATTTTGAAAAACCATCACCTCAAGTGTTGGCAGACTTAAATTGTGAACCCATAAAACGCGATAAATTTTTTAAGCGCTTGTTCGGCAGGAAGAATAAGAAAAGAAAATTCAAAAGAAACTGA
- a CDS encoding DUF3078 domain-containing protein, whose amino-acid sequence MKKTLLLLSFFIGIISLQAQTLESELKAEQAAKKDSIKALETRVNAIQSQLDALPGWKKGAFGTIGGSVSNFKNWYAQGNPNNASGNIGVTVNAFANLTQDKFFWRNAANVNLSWVKLDDKDDPTDNDSFREATDVFNITSLYGRKLNEKFAISGLGEYRTTLLSNFNDPGYLDLGVGATWTPIQDLIVVVHPLNYNFVFSNEDAIFESSLGAKILADYTRQIGAISFKTNLSMFQSYESSDLSNWTWTNSFGYTLWKMIGVGFDFGLRNNKQEALNYAVNTLGDATATFDNVDNDLQSYWIVGLNYKF is encoded by the coding sequence AAAGCAGAACAGGCTGCTAAAAAAGATTCGATCAAAGCTCTTGAAACTCGTGTTAATGCCATTCAATCTCAATTAGATGCTTTACCTGGTTGGAAAAAAGGTGCTTTTGGTACTATTGGCGGAAGTGTCTCTAATTTTAAAAACTGGTACGCACAGGGAAATCCTAATAATGCCTCTGGAAATATTGGTGTTACAGTAAATGCATTTGCGAACTTAACACAGGATAAGTTTTTCTGGAGAAATGCAGCCAACGTCAATTTGTCTTGGGTAAAATTAGATGACAAGGATGACCCAACAGACAATGATTCGTTTAGAGAAGCTACAGACGTTTTTAATATTACATCTTTATACGGTAGAAAATTAAATGAAAAATTTGCCATTTCGGGCTTGGGAGAATACCGTACGACTTTACTAAGTAATTTTAATGATCCTGGATATTTAGATCTTGGTGTTGGTGCCACTTGGACACCTATACAAGATTTAATAGTCGTGGTTCACCCATTAAACTACAACTTTGTATTTAGCAATGAAGACGCTATTTTCGAGTCATCATTAGGAGCTAAAATTCTAGCGGATTATACGAGACAAATTGGCGCCATAAGCTTTAAAACAAACCTCTCTATGTTTCAAAGTTATGAAAGTTCAGATCTTTCAAACTGGACATGGACCAACTCTTTTGGCTATACGCTTTGGAAAATGATTGGAGTAGGTTTTGATTTTGGATTAAGAAACAATAAACAAGAAGCTTTAAACTATGCCGTAAATACTTTAGGCGATGCTACAGCTACATTTGACAATGTGGATAACGATTTACAATCTTACTGGATTGTTGGTCTAAATTATAAGTTCTAA